One part of the Rutidosis leptorrhynchoides isolate AG116_Rl617_1_P2 chromosome 1, CSIRO_AGI_Rlap_v1, whole genome shotgun sequence genome encodes these proteins:
- the LOC139886564 gene encoding DNA-directed RNA polymerase II subunit RPB2 yields the protein MDLEEEYDERGGYNMNEEEDDDDQDITQEDAWAVISSYFEEKGLVRQQLDSFDEFIQNTMQEIVDESADIEIRPESQHNPGHQPDFAETIYKISFGQIYLSKPMMTESDGETATLFPKAARLRNLTYSAPLYVDVSKRAIKKGHDGEEVTETQDFAKVFIGKVPIMLRSSYCTLFQNSEKDLTELGECPYDQGGYFIINGSEKVLIAQEKMSTNHVYVFKKRQPNKYAYVAEVRSMAESQNRPPSTMFVRMLARTSAKGGSSGQYIRATLPYIRTEIPIIIVFRALGFVADKDILEHICYDFADTQMMELLRPSLEEAFVIQNQQVALDYIGKRGATVGVTKEKRIKYARDILQKEMLPHVGVGEYCETKKAYYFGYIIHRLLLCALGRRAEDDRDHYGNKRLDLAGPLLGGLFRMLFRKLTRDVRGYVQKCVDNGKDVNLQFAIKAKTITSGLKYSLATGNWGQANAAGTRAGVSQVLNRLTYASTLSHLRRLNSPIGREGKLAKPRQLHNSQWGMMCPAETPEGQACGLVKNLALMVYITVGSAAYPILEFLEEWGTENFEEISPAVIPQATKIFVNGLWVGIHRDPDMLVRTLRRLRRRVDVNTEVGVVRDIRLKELRIYTDYGRCSRPLFIVEKQRLLIKKKDIQKLQQRETPEDGGWHDLVANGFIEYIDTEEEETTMISMTINDLVSARLNPDESYSDTYTHCEIHPSLILGVCASIIPFPDHNQSPRNTYQSAMGKQAMGIYVTNFQFRMDTLAYVLYYPQKPLVTTRAMEHLHFRQLPAGINAIVAISCYSGYNQEDSVIMNQSSIDRGFFRSLFFRSYRDEEKKMGTLVKEDFGRPERTNTMGMRHGSYDKLDDDGLAPPGTRVGGEDVIIGKTTPIAQDDAAQGTASRYTRRDHSTSLRHSETGMVDQVLLTTNADGLRFVKVRVRSVRIPQIGDKFSSRHGQKGTVGMTYTQEDMPWTVEGITPDIIVNPHAIPSRMTIGQLIECIMGKVAAHMGKEGDATPFTDVTVDNISRALHKCGYQMRGFETMYNGHTGRRLPAMIFLGPTYYQRLKHMVDDKIHSRGRGPVQILTRQPAEGRSRDGGLRFGEMERDCMIAHGAAHFLKERLFDQSDAYRVHVCERCGLIAIANLKKNSFECRSCKNKTDIVQVHIPYACKLLFQELMSMAIAPRMLTKDVKQAKDGKKKGA from the exons ATGGATTTGGAAGAAGAATACGATGAACGTGGAGGATACAAcatgaatgaagaagaagatgacgATGATCAAGATATAACACAAGAAGATGCATGGGCAGTAATCAGTTCTTACTTTGAAGAAAAAGGTCTTGTTCGTCAACAGCTTGATTCATTCGATGAGTTCATTCAAAACACTATGCAAGAAATCGTTGATGAATCTGCTGATATCGAGATCCGACCCGAGTCACAGCATAATCCCGGTCACCAACCTGATTTTGCGGAG ACTATCTATAAGATCAGTTTTGGTCAGATTTATCTGAGTAAGCCGATGATGACTGAGTCAGATGGTGAAACTGCAACATTATTTCCAAAGGCAGCAAGGCTGAGGAACTTAACATACTCTGCACCATTATATGTTGATGTATCCAAAAGAGCTATAAAGAAAGGACATGATGGTGAAGAAGTCACTGAAACTCAGGATTTTGCAAAAGTTTTCATTGGAAAG GTTCCTATAATGCTTCGGTCAAGTTACTGTACACTATTCCAGAATTCGGAAAAGGACTTGACGGAGCTAGGAGAGTGCCCGTATGATCAGGGTGGATATTTCATTATCAATGGGAGTGAAAAGGTTCTGATTGCTCAAGAGAAGATGAGCACCAATCATGTATATGTGTTTAAGAAGAGACAACCCAACAAATATGCTTATGTGGCAGAAGTTCGGTCAATGGCAGAATCTCAGAATAGGCCACCGAGTACCATGTTTGTTCGGATGCTTGCTCGTACTAGTGCCAAAGGG GGTTCTTCGGGTCAATATATTCGTGCTACACTTCCATATATTCGAACTGAGATTCCTATTATTATTGTGTTTCGAGCACTGGGATTTGTTGCTGATAAAGACATTTTAGAACACATATGTTATGATTTTGCTGATACTCAAATGATGGAGTTGTTGCGGCCTTCACTAGAAGAAGCATTTGTAATACaaaatcaacaa GTGGCACTAGATTACATTGGTAAAAGAGGTGCCACTGTAGGTGTCACAAAAGAGAAGAGAATAAA GTACGCTCGTGATATTCTTCAAAAAGAAATGCTTCCTCACGTTGGAGTCGGAGAGTATTGTGAAACAAAGAAAGCATACTATTTCGG ATACATCATCCACCGTCTATTGTTATGTGCTCTTGGCCGGAGGGCTGAAGATGATAGGGATCATTATGGAAATAAGAGGCTTGATCTTGCTGGTCCCTTGCTTGGAGGGCTGTTCAGaatg CTCTTTCGAAAGTTAACAAGGGATGTAAGAGGGTATGTACAGAAG TGTGTGGACAATGGGAAGGATGTTAATCTGCAATTTGCTATTAAAGCTAAAACGATAACCAGTGGGCTTAAGTATTCCCTTGCTACTGGGAATTGGGGACAAGCAAATGCAGCTGGAACAAGGGCCGGTGTTTCACAG GTGTTGAATCGCTTGACGTATGCATCTACATTGTCACATTTACGGAGACTTAACTCTCCTATTGGGCGTGAAG GAAAATTAGCAAAACCGAGACAGCTGCACAACTCACAATGGGGAATGATGTGTCCTGCAGAAACTCCCGAAGGACAG GCATGCGGGTTGGTGAAAAACCTTGCATTGATGGTTTACATAACAGTTGGATCAGCTGCATACCCAATTTTGGAGTTTTTGGAAGAATGGGGCACAGAAAATTTTGAG GAAATATCTCCTGCCGTGATCCCGCAAGCTACAAAAATATTTGTCAACGGTCTTTGGGTTGGAATCCATCGTGATCCAGACATGTTGGTTAGAACTTTAAGGAGATTAAGAAGACGA GTTGACGTGAACACTGAAGTCGGGGTTGTCCGAGATATTCGTTTGAAAGAGCTTCGAATCTATACAGATTATGGCCGATGTAGTCGTCCGCTTTTCATTGTTGAGAAACAAAGACTATTAATAAAAAAGAAAGACATCCAAAAGCTGCAACAAAGG GAAACCCCAGAAGATGGTGGGTGGCATGATCTTGTGGCAAATGGGTTTATTGAGTATATTGATACTGAAGAAGAAGAGACTACTATGATTTCAATGACCATCAAC GATCTTGTAAGCGCAAGATTAAATCCAGATGAGTCTTATTCCGACACCTATACCCATTGTGAAATCCATCCATCATTGATCTTGGGTGTTTGTGCCTCCATCATACCATTTCCCGACCACAATCAG TCTCCACGTAATACATATCAGTCAGCCATGGGTAAGCAAGCAATGGGAATTTATGTTACCAACTTCCAGTTTCGTATG gaTACATTGGCGTACGTTCTCTACTATCCTCAAAAACCTCTTGTAACTACTCGAGCAATGGAGCACTTGCACTTCCGACAGCTTCCAGCTGGCATT AATGCAATTGTGGCGATTTCGTGTTATTCCGGATATAATCAAGAAGATTCAGTTATTATGAACCAGTCATCTATAGACCGTGGTTTCTTTAGATCACTTTTCTTCCGTTCGTACAG ggatgaagagaaaaagatggggACACTTGTGAAAGAAGACTTTGGACGCCCTGAGAGAACTAATACCATG GGTATGCGACATGGTTCTTATGATAAGTTGGATGATGATGGTCTAGCTCCTCCT GGAACACGTGTTGGAGGTGAGGATGTGATTATTGGAAAAACAACACCTATCGCACAGGATGATGCTGCTCAGGGCACAGCCTCAAGATACACTCGCCGTGACCACAGCACAAGCTTACGTCACAGTGAAACTGGAATGGTTGATCAG GTACTTCTAACAACAAATGCTGATGGGTTGAGGTTTGTGAAAGTGAGGGTGAGATCTGTAAGGATACCTCAAATTGGAGACAAGTTTAGTAGTAGGCACGGTCAAAAAGGAACTGTGGGTATGACTTACACACAAGAAGATATGCCATGGACTGTAGAAGGCATAACTCCTGATATTATTGTGAATCCTCATGCTATTCCTTCGCGTATGACAATTGGTCAACTTATTGAATGTATTATGGGGAAGGTTGCTGCACATATGGGTAAAGAAGGAGATGCTACTCCGTTCACAGATGTTACT GTGGATAATATAAGTAGGGCACTTCATAAATGTGGTTATCAAATGCGTGGGTTTGAGACCATGTATAACGGTCATACAGGGCGTCGGCTTCCTGCTATGATATTCCTTGGGCCCACTTACTACCAAAGATTAAAGCATATGGTGGATGACAAGATTCATTCACGAGGGCGTGGTCCTGTTCAAATCCTGACTCGGCAGCCTGCCGAGGGTCGTTCACGTGACGGTGGACTTCGGTTTGGTGAGATGGAACGCGATTGCATGATTGCTCATGGCGCTGCTCATTTTCTTAAAGAAAGACTCTTTGACCAAAGTGATGCATATAGAGTTCATGTTTGTGAGCGTTGTGGTTTAATTGCTATCGCTAATCTCAAAAAGAACTCTTTTGAGTGCCGAAGCTGCAAGAACAAAACGGACATTGTTCAG GTGCATATTCCATACGCATGTAAACTGCTGTTCCAAGAGCTTATGTCCATGGCGATTGCACCTAGAATGCTTACCAAGGATGTCAAACAAGCAAAAGACGGCAAGAAAAAGGGCGCATGA